GGGGATTCAATGAAGAAGAAAAACATAAAACCACTGTATTGATAGCGAGCCCCAGGTACACACCTGCCACAAATAATGCCCCCTACGTGGTATAATAGCCTGTTGCCTCTCCAACCACACTCCTGTAGGACTTGGATACGAAATAAACACGGAGACTTGTTACGAGTTTTATCATTTCACATATTACCAGTAGTTTGTTCTAGGTACAAGCATGTTTAGTCATTCACATACAGCTAGATAGCATATGTTCACATTTACAGTGCAAAACAGAAAGCAAGGAAGTGTACATTTTTATATtctggaggttctgaagaacgcaAAACCAACATGCAGACTTAATTTAGAATGTAAGCTCCTTATATATTAATAGAAATGTATAGACCTTGTCATATAGTTTCCAGAAAAGAACTACAAGTCATGGAAATCCTCCTACTTACTATCATAATGTGCCACTAAAAGGGCAGAAATGTGTCCAGAAACCATCAAGGATATATAAAAACTGGAACGCTCTATATGGATCTCGGCTCATATTGATTACTACGTGGCGCTGTCTTGCTTTGGCCTACATTAAAAGGGCTGTCTAAtaaatagcaggccgcaacggtAACCCGCTCCCcttgcagcctgctattggctccaccccctgagggtcatttcctgTTTGTTCAGCGGGACCAGTAAATAGAGACCAGCAGGTAAATGGgaaggggtgggggatgaggtttgttttttttgtgaccaGACAACCCCCGTTAACATATCAATTGTCCTTTAGAGGAAAGCAGGGAGGCCTTTCTTAAAGCAACTTCTCTCCTGTTATAGGATCAAATAATGTTTCCCATAAAACATGATGCTCACATAGACTGTTTATATAACTATATGAATAAAGCGTAAATGTTAAAGGCTTATTCCCCCCTGGGACACttatgtcctccagtgactgtagAGCAGTTGGCATGCGTGGCCAGCCTTCGCTCATCGCTATTGGagctctgaaaatagccaagccctgGCCCATCTGCTTCCgacagtcccatagcagtgaatgaagaggTGGCTGTGCTGGCgcagcttgctctccattcatccCTACGGCACTTCTAAAAGATAGCCAAGCACGCTCACTCAACTTTTTTTAGGAAGTCCCATCGGGATTAATGGAGTCCTCGACCATATTCAAACAATTTCCCAGGGCTTACCCCTTTACTTGTTATGGGTTATTTAATGTCACACATTGTCAATCGCCAGTATATAGTACCTCTTACCACAGTCTGATGACTTGTGGACTCCTATCTTCACAGGAGGCTTAAGGTACAAAAGTAAAAACCAGTCCTTAACCTGTGGTTCGCTTTAATCAGAAGACAAGTTTTGTAGGGAGGCTTCATGTTGTAGCTGTAATGCCATCTACAAACCCAGTCATCCATTTTAGATGCAATCTAAAACCTCCTAGTGTCCAGTGTGAATCCTACTGCAGCAATTCTCGTAAGTCCACCTCTACCGTATATCCTTGTCTCATAAACAATTACTGGGCTGAAGAATATTAAAGGAATTATCCACAGGGTAGGTTATAAATATCAGACTGTGGGGAAAGTGGCAGATTCAACTGCTGGAAATCCCTGCGATCACAAGAACGAGGGGTCCCTTAGAACCCTTTCAGAATGGAGCGGAAGTGTGCATGTCCACCGCCCCATTCGCTTGGAGAGTCCGAGTTGTgcgcaatctgatatttatcactgatcctgtcgATATGTGATCATTTTCAtgggttgatgacctatcctcagattggTGGCGATCTGACACgctgaccctcaccgatcagcggTTTTGGGCAGCTGCCAGTGATGGAAATTATACAGTGAATGTAGCTGGAAGCAGAAGACTCTGACCACAGTTTAGCAGCCATGTTGGGGTAGTCTGGCGCCAGGACCCtcccatccactgtatagtttctggcatTGGTGGCTGCTTGAAACAGCCGATTGGTGGGGGatgcgggtgtcagacccccatgatctcatattgacaacctatcctgaggagaggtcatccgaagtcgattcgcataatacttcgtttgaatactgtacagagcgagtgctccgtacggaattagaatatattggctcctatgagccgaaattATTACTActgtaatttctactgtaaaaaaaaacatttcccgaactcaggtttggTTCGAAGTGGTATCTTAGAACTGAaccagagttcaggaaatgttttttttttttacagtagaaattgatttatgaagttattatgcaaagtctcccgagactttgcgaagttataacttcggctcataggagccaatacattctaatactgtatggagcgcttcATCcgaattcgattcgctcatccctagtcatcataCCTAAgtagtggaaaacccctttgaatattacatttaattttttagggCTCAATCCCAAAAGAGTAAAGCTGAGGCCGCGTACGCAATCGGGACAATAGCTGCATAGTTTTGTCGCTTGTGGTCGTGCGTGTTCAGCCACACCATGTTGTCTCACCCCAAAGATGGGAAACAATATAAGAAATGCCGTCCTCTGTTTatcgttacatagttaatacggttgaaaaaagacttaagtccatcaagttcaaccaagggatagatgGGGACACGAATCTCAGAAGTTGTGGGGGAAAAGATAGGAAAGGGAACACATAcctcacatataaaaaaaaaaaaagaagccccGCAGCTGGTGGCTGGATAGCACTCTGACGTCATGTGCAGTAAAAGGAATATGTCTATATGCCACGTTCACACGGACACTTTTTAACATCTGTATTTCAACCCACAACACCTGGACTCTCCTATAGAACAAAACCTACGTCGCCTTGAGGTTCTAGGATCATCTAAGGTCAGTTCAGTAGAACTGTGCGCAAGTGGGAATAGTACCAGTCAAATAACAGAAGTGCCAATAAATATAAAGTATCTACTGAGGAATATTTCAGCATGTCAATCTACAGAATTTGGACGACACTAGCTTGTCATAACAGAACTTAAAACCTACCCAATGAGGGCTTTTCCTGTGCCCATGATATGTCCAACAAGGCCGTATTTAGTTTTCCTTTAGAACATTTTTGGTTACTCGAAATCTCAATGAGCCATTTAGGTTAGTCATTTTACAATTTTTCAGTCTTATTTTTATCATCTCAGTCTCTGGCCGGTTACCCCGGCAACTCTAATCTCCGAACCATGGAAGGCATCCATTTTTAACCCTAAAGTACAATCTCCTTGGTTAAAACATGGTTTAGGAACTACTGCCAATAATAATAGGCCTGATGACATCTAGGGTTGCTTAACTTAACCCACAGATTTTAAAGGGTTGAGTAACTGTGGACCCTGCAGTGGAGAAGTTACCCTTGTATTAGTTGATGTCGTGCACCGCATACAACCATCTGGTTACACAACAGACTCTCCAATCATGGTAGAGAATAAGTGGCACACTAAGGGTAGGCTCACACTTGCTTTAAATGAATCAGACAGGCTGTTCTAGCAGAGAAGAGCCTGCCGGAGATCTCCATATTTGGCTTAACCAGATTCTGCTATTCACTGCCAGttcacattgactataatgggatccacccACCGTTGCATGCAACAGTTCTTGTCAGGAATTTTGGCAGATactattatagtcaatagggtccggcaGTGTCCGGATCCGGAGAACTCGGgctggctgttctctgctggaacagcctgccggattcgtTTAATTCAAGTGTGAACGTTCCCTAACCATGATGTATTAACATGCCCAGTTCCTGCAACATTAGGCATGAGGTTATGTTGGAACCCAAAGAATGCATACTGGGGGGCTCCTTAAAGAACTTttctaggattagaaaaacatggctgctttcttccaaaaccaccaccaccaccaccaccaccaccaccaccaccccccCCTGTCCACACGATGCATGTGGTTTTACTGCTCAACCTCGTTCATGTCGATGGGGCTAAGATGAAATACCAAACACAACATAGGCACAAATGAGGCACGGTTTATGTAAGAAAGAAGCCATGTTTATTCTAAttctggactacccctttaagacaaTGAAGAGGCAGTCAATGTCTGGCTGCTGGATCACAGCCCGTACTGGACATTACCAAAGACATTTCAGCGTGTTCTAGTTTGTACGGTTGATTTCTATGTATAGCCAGGAATGTTTTATTCTTCTATCTAATACAAGCATGTGAAACTACTGAACAATACCTGGTCTCAAGGCAGTAATGGTATTTTAAGCAAACATTGTGagaaaaagcccaaaaaaaaaaaagtggcttttTCCCGTTACCTTGTAATCTGCATCCAAATTGTATTGTCACAGAAGTTAAAAGGGAATTTGTTCTATTGCTTATATTACACTTCTTTTTCCTTTGGAATAGTGCAAAATGTTATTATATTTGGTCGGAttacacactagcgttaatattttccgttattgagatccgtcatagggtctcaatactggaacaaaaaaaacgtttcagttttgtccccattcattgtcaatggggtcaAAACGtagctgaacagaacagaatgctccaaaatgcttccatgctgtggtttgctttccgtcctggaatgcggagcaagacggatccgtcatgactcacaataaaagtcaatggggacggatcagttttctctgatacattagaaaacggatctgtcctccactgactttcaatggagttaatgacggatccgtcttaggtatgttaaagataatacaaccggatctgttcatgacggatgcagatggttgtattatcagtaacggaagcgtttttgctgaaccctgcaggatccagcaaaaacgctagtgtgaaagtagccttaatctacAGGATAAGAACTACCATGACGCGATTACATCCAATTGAAAGCACATTGGTCATGAGAATCTCGACAGCTTCAGTATTTTACTTTTTATGGTCGTATCCTCTATTAATTGTTACTTATTCTCCATTAGTATCTACATTTTAATCAGGGCGAGTCTGGAGCAAGCGCCTCCCCTGTGCCTACATAAAGCAACTACCAATCCACTAGGAGGCTTGCAGGTCAGTggcagacacttttttttttaaggaattgGTAGTAGTATTCTTACTTTTTTTCAGTCGCCTCTGCGGGGCGTGAGAGATGATGTTTTAGGGCCGCTGAAATAGGGTCACAGCAACTAGAAGTCGGGAAATAATTTTCAGCGTGTTTCCAGAGTAAGGTAAATGAAAGGCTTGCTTTTTCTAGAACAATATATAATGACCATTACACTGTGGTAATAACTCACGGCATAAAACTACCAACATTGAACTACACAGAATTTATCAAATGAATTAGGATGTATCTGAATTCTTGGTATCATTGATTTATGAATCCCAACTCCTAAACACAGACATGCACACTTGGCCCCAGCCAGAGACCTAAGAGCTTCCTTAAGTTTGAGATGCGATTAcggatttaacaattttttttttccttccgctGTCCAGCCTCCCTTTGCTTTCTAGTGCCAACAACAAATTCAAGGAACCCTTTACCTCACGAATTGGTTACGGCTGTGTTATTTTATTAGAGTTCACAATGGCGACCTTGATAGTAACTTCTACTGCTTAGCAAAGGCACCGCCTCTCTGATTTAACTACCTCCTCAGACGAGTGCACTACATTTGGGACAAACCCACTTTTTACCCCCTCCCAGCCTTCTTGGATATTTATCTCCCCCTTTCTAACAAGCTCATATATATCGCGAGTCAGATCAGTGAAGGCTTTCTCTACGTTGATGGCGTCTCGGGCGGAGGTTTCTATATATCTCATGCCATAGGCAGTGGCCAGTTTCTCAGCCTCGTGTCTTGTCACTTGCCGTTGTGTGTCTAGGTCACATTTGTGGCCCACCAGGACAAAAACAATCTGGTAGGGCTGAACATGAGCTTTAGCCTCTTCCAACCACTCGTGGACATTCTGGAAGGAGCGGCGGTTGGTGATGTCAAATAGCAGGAGCCCTCCGACAGAATTTCTGTAGTAGGCACGTGTGATGGACCTGAAATGAAAGAGAATACAGCTTTAATAACAGACATATCACATTCTACAAGATCCACTAGGTTTGGCAAGCGTAACATTTACATAATTGGCACGCTACCAAATTTTACTAGTAACCAATGCACCCctccggaaaaataaaaaatcccaagTAGACCGACGTCTGCATTGACGTGGAGACAAAAATGAGTTGTCTAATATTGCCCACTCCTTCTTTTCAAATAATTTCCAGTTTGGTCGATGTTAGAAGCACTGCATTAGGGAATACAGATATCACAGTAGGTGTGGGGTCCTAAAGTGGAGATCTACTGAAAGAGCTGCTCCTGCCTATGGCATGTACTGCAAAATCTCTCCTGTGTCGACCAACAGGCGGTAAAATGTGCTGCCAcacacagcagtattgactgaccACTAGGATTTTCAGCAGTGGGATTTAAAGATGTTCTCtagttaaagggatattcttttttttatttcatctttTATATAATGGGAAGtcatacaattttctaatatacatagTATTTATAATTTGCTTTGATACAATTGACCCATTTGTGCAGTAGAATGCTATAGCCCATATATCAGTCCTGCGTAATGTAGTTATGGCCTAATTGAAACATGGCATAATGATTTTTATTGTGGTTATTACAGTAACTACAGTACTGTGTGTATTCACATCGTAAATAAGAGGCAAACAGTGAAGAAACAAAAGACTGCTctgtgcataatgctgctgcagcagtaacatatgctaaaatggattttttgataaaaatatgacagttatcctttaacatgAAATGCCCTATTTATTTCATAGTAATACTTTTCATGGATGAACCCGTAAAATACTGTGTTTTTGACCAGAGGAGTATATTTTGAAAGTATTACTGATTTTTACTACAGGTTTTTCAGTTTATCATTTGtcatgttttaaaggggttatccaataccataaactgcccccccccctctaagccgggcccctcacattgaatatgcttaccccgctccctgcccCCGCAACATCACTGCTGCTTCTCAGTAGgcggccaggccgggataccacggaccgctcacggccgtgtgcattcggcctaatggaaagatctgcatctgttctgtgcatgttctgtgttttggacccacaactggttttggctcaaaataactgaccaaataagtgtgaACTCCGATTAAGTTCAGTATTCATTTACTGTCCTTTGTGGGGACTTTAGTTTGCTCTAGGCCAGGCATCTCAAactccggccctccagctgttgcaaaactacaactcccacaatgccctgctgtaggccgatacctgtaggctgtccgggcattgtggaagttgtagttttgcaacagctggagggccgcagtttgagatcCCTGCTCTAGGCAAATCTGGGACCCAGCTGCATAACAGCATGCTGGTGGTTTAGTTGCCCAAATCCAGGTGTCTTTAATTTGTTTTCTAGTTAAAGACGTTATCTCAGGATCaatgtaaaaatggaaatcatatagtacatggcatctctttctaacaaagttagaaccagccctgtacctcacatggatccagccaGATGGTCAATTTGGATGTTTGTGATCTACATGCCCTCAAGCAGcactgctttaaccccttaatagtACCGGGCtattttttcaccttaaggaccagactgatttttgcaaatctgacgtgtcactttatgtggtgataactttaaaacgcttttaggctactttcacacttgcgttcagggttccgcttgtgagctccgtttgaaggctctcacaagcggccccgaacgcatccgtacagccccaatgcattctgtgtGGACgcagatccactcagaatgcatcagtctggctccgtttcgcctccgttccgctcagcaggcggacacccgaacgcagcttgcagcgttcgggtgtccgcctgcccgtgcggagccaaacggatccgtacagacttacaatgtaagtcaatggggacggatccgtttgaagatgacacagtatggctcaatttttaaacggatccgtcctccattgactttcaatgcaaagtctggacagatccgtctgact
The Bufo bufo chromosome 8, aBufBuf1.1, whole genome shotgun sequence genome window above contains:
- the RAB39B gene encoding ras-related protein Rab-39B → MEAIWLYQFRLIVIGDSTVGKSCLIRRFTEGRFAQVSDPTVGVDFFSRLVEIEPGKRIKLQIWDTAGQERFRSITRAYYRNSVGGLLLFDITNRRSFQNVHEWLEEAKAHVQPYQIVFVLVGHKCDLDTQRQVTRHEAEKLATAYGMRYIETSARDAINVEKAFTDLTRDIYELVRKGEINIQEGWEGVKSGFVPNVVHSSEEVVKSERRCLC